In the genome of Saprospira sp. CCB-QB6, one region contains:
- a CDS encoding single-stranded DNA-binding protein, with product MINKVTLIGNLGKDPEMKTLPSGAVYTRFTMATNESYQVNGEWQTKTEWHNIIIWRQAAERAAQQLKKGSLVYVEGKITSRSWDDENGNTRYMTEIAANTFRSLERRENNASGYTNPPPPEEPADMGEAGQTNNSGQNERYEQESDGDDLPF from the coding sequence ATGATCAACAAAGTGACCTTAATTGGAAATTTGGGTAAAGACCCAGAGATGAAGACATTACCTAGTGGCGCGGTTTATACTCGTTTTACGATGGCGACCAATGAGAGTTATCAGGTAAATGGGGAGTGGCAGACGAAAACGGAATGGCACAACATCATCATTTGGCGTCAGGCGGCGGAGCGTGCAGCACAGCAGCTCAAGAAAGGCAGCTTGGTGTATGTAGAGGGTAAAATTACCAGCCGTAGTTGGGATGATGAGAATGGCAATACGCGTTATATGACTGAAATTGCGGCCAACACCTTTCGTTCTCTAGAGAGAAGAGAAAACAATGCGAGTGGTTATACTAATCCCCCACCACCAGAAGAGCCTGCGGATATGGGGGAAGCTGGCCAAACGAATAATAGTGGCCAGAATGAGCGTTATGAGCAAGAAAGTGATGGAGATGATCTTCCCTTCTAG
- the mutY gene encoding A/G-specific adenine glycosylase — protein sequence MDIDLYFSEKLREWFEQREGRYLPWKEGQDPYKIWLAEIIMQQTRLEQGLPYYERFIAAYPTVKELAESEEQKLMKLWQGLGYYARARNLQASAIRVIEDYGGTFPDNYDDILSLKGVGEYTAAAIASFAYDLPYAVVDGNVYRVLSRYFGQELPIDSSAGKKWFKAKAQALLWEDDPANYNQAMMDFGALHCRPKNPSCGDCPLAENCGAKAKNRQLELPKKGKKIQIRKRYFYYFVWRGANGGYYLRKRQEKDIWQGLYEFPMIELDKSLKTSELKSLWAHWELEEQDWALLSGQEQQQLSHQKIIARFLWPKAPLNQALAEDWELVEVQDWADYPLPRLIAQYWEQKQLAFF from the coding sequence ATGGATATAGACCTTTACTTTTCGGAGAAGCTTAGGGAGTGGTTTGAGCAGCGGGAGGGGCGTTATTTGCCTTGGAAAGAGGGCCAAGATCCGTATAAAATCTGGTTAGCGGAAATCATCATGCAGCAGACTCGTTTGGAGCAGGGCTTACCTTATTATGAGCGATTCATAGCGGCTTATCCAACGGTAAAAGAATTGGCAGAGAGTGAGGAGCAGAAATTGATGAAGCTTTGGCAGGGCTTGGGCTATTATGCGCGGGCGCGAAATCTACAGGCCAGTGCTATTCGGGTTATTGAAGATTATGGGGGAACTTTTCCAGACAACTACGATGATATATTGAGTTTGAAGGGAGTTGGAGAATACACGGCAGCGGCCATTGCCTCCTTTGCTTATGATTTGCCTTATGCGGTAGTGGATGGCAATGTATATCGGGTATTGAGTCGTTATTTTGGGCAAGAGTTGCCGATAGATAGTAGTGCGGGCAAAAAGTGGTTTAAGGCCAAGGCGCAGGCGCTTTTATGGGAAGATGATCCGGCCAATTACAATCAGGCCATGATGGATTTTGGGGCCTTGCATTGTCGGCCTAAAAACCCTAGTTGTGGAGATTGTCCCTTAGCGGAAAACTGTGGCGCCAAGGCCAAAAATCGGCAGTTGGAGCTGCCCAAAAAGGGGAAGAAAATCCAGATTAGGAAGCGTTACTTTTACTACTTCGTTTGGCGGGGGGCCAATGGGGGCTATTATTTGAGGAAGCGGCAAGAAAAAGACATTTGGCAGGGCTTATATGAATTTCCGATGATCGAGTTGGATAAGTCCTTAAAAACTAGTGAATTGAAATCACTTTGGGCGCATTGGGAGTTAGAGGAGCAAGATTGGGCTTTATTATCGGGACAAGAGCAGCAGCAGCTCTCGCATCAGAAAATCATTGCGCGTTTTTTATGGCCCAAAGCGCCTCTAAATCAGGCTTTAGCAGAAGATTGGGAGCTAGTAGAAGTTCAGGATTGGGCCGACTATCCTTTGCCTCGTTTGATTGCTCAATATTGGGAGCAGAAACAATTGGCCTTTTTTTGA